The nucleotide window CGCTGGAGAACACGGACGCATTTTGCTTCTGGCAGAATGTGCTCAAGGCATCGGCGATGAAAGGTACGAAAACTACGTGAGCCGCTTCACCGATCACAAAAGCCTGCTGCAGGACTTTATGCAGCAGGAATTCAAGATGGGCGCGCACAAGGCTTTTCTGTTTTCACGCGTGGCGGCACAGCACGAACTTGTGCTGCATACAGAACTCTCAGAGGCTGACGCAGGCCGCTGCCTGCTGCGCAAAGCAGACGCGCAGACAACGCTTGACGCATGGCTGGCAATAAATCCCCGCTCCTCAGTGGCAATTTTGACCCACGCCAATTCCATGTTTTTTTACAGCTAATGCTCATTGCCATTACATAAGGGACTGCTTTTCATCAACAGATCTGCCAGCCATTAAAGCGTCAATGAGGCCATGGTATTGCAAGAACCTTTTTCCTGAAGCTATTCACGACAGACCGGGCAGCCAAGCGACAAGACGTAACAACCCTGCATGTTTGAATGAAGGGGCGCATATGAATATGGCGAGTCTTTTTGATCTGACGGGCAAGACAGCCCTGGTGACGGGCGGAAGCTCCGGCATCGGCAACGCTGTGGCCACGGCCCTTGCGTTCGCCGGAGCACGGGTCATTCTCGTTGCCCGCGACTCTGCCGCCCTGGCCCAGGCGGCGGATCGCCTGCGCGCCAAAAACCTGCAGGCCGACCATATGACCGCCGACCTTTCACAACCTGAAACTGCCCGCGACTGCACCACTGAAGCCTTAAAAAAATACCCTGAAATCGACATTCTGGTTAATGCCGCCGGAGTAAACCTGCGTCAGTCTTTTACGGAAGTGACGCCGAAAGCCTGGAATCAGCAAATCAACCTGCTTCTGGCCGCGCCGTTCTTCATGACGCAGGGCCTGGCCCCTCATATGGCCAAACGTAAATGGGGTCGCATCATCAATCTGGCATCTCTGCAATCGTTTCGGGCTTTTGAAAACAGTGCCCCCTATGGCGCCAGCAAGGGCGGCATCGTGCAGCTGACCCGTGCCACGGCCCAGGCATGGTCGGCTTCTGGCGTGACATGCAATGCCATGGGCCCCGGTTTTTTCCCCACCAATCTTACCAATACCATTTTTGCCAATCCAGAGCTTGCAGCCCGCCGCGCCATGCAGACCTGTGCGCAACGCAACGGCAAGCTCGAGGATCTCTATGGATGCGCTGTTTTTCTGGCAAGCAACGCTTCCAGCTACGTCACCGGCCAAACAATCATGATAGATGGAGGGTTCACAGCCTGCTGAACGGGCGGATCAATAGGATTGACAACGTATATAACCATCCCCCTGCAAGGAGACCAACATGAAAAAAATCTCTATTTGCTCACTTTTCTGCCTGTTTTTATTTTCTCTTCTGCTTCTGGCGCCCAGCCAGCCTTTCGCGCAGAAAATTGAATTGCGCACAAGCGCGCAACCGTGCCTGCACGGCTTTCCCATGTGGTATGCAGAACAGTCCGGCATGTTGAAAGATGCCCCCTTTACCATGAAATTTATGCTCTTTGCCTCCGGAGCGCCCCAGACAGAAGCCCTGGCCGCAGACCAGTGGGACATCGGCACCATGGGCACGGTGCCCACCATGATGGCAAGCATGCGCTATGGGTACAAGCTGATTGGCATTTCCAACGAAGAAGCCGCCACCAATGACATCTGGGTACGCCCTGACTCCCCCTTGGCCAAAGCAGCGGGCGCAGTGCCCAACTATCCTGATATTTATGGCAATGCCGACTTGTGGAAAGGCAAAAAAATATTGGCCACCACTGTGTCCACCGGCCACTACGCTCTTACAAGTACCCTGAAGGCCATGGGCCTCAAGGACAGCGATGTCAATATCGTTCACATGGAGCAGGGCCAGGCCATGACGGCCTTTAACGCGGGTGAAGGCGACATTCTGCAGCTTTGGGCGCCCCTGAGCTACGTGGCCGAAGCCAAAAAATGGGTTCGCGTTTCCTCCGGCGCTGCGGCCAAGGTGAGCATTGCCGGCGGCATTGGCGTGCGCAAAGATTTTGCCGAAAAACACCCCGACCTGACCATTGCGTGGCTCAATATCTACATGGGCATTCTTGAAGACATGAAAGCCAACCCCGACAAGTACATAAAGCCCCTTCTCGACTACTTTAACAATTACTGTGGCCTGGAGCTCACTGAAGACATGGTGAAGCTTGAGTTCAAATATCGCCCCCTCTACACCGTGTCTGAACAGGTTCGCGAGATGGAAACGCCTTCCATGCTTCCGGCTTCTTTACGGGGCGTGGCCGAATTTATGCTGAGCCAGGGCCGCATCCGTCAGAAGGAATTTGACGGCTACGTGAAGCAGAATTTCTTCATTGACGCTTCATTCATGAAGAAGGTCGCTCAGGAGCGCGCTGCGAAGTAACCGGATCTCGAGCGCGACACCCTGATATACACCGCCGGAGTCACCGGCCCGGAGGTTGCCCGCAAGGGGCGACCTCCGGGGGAAAAGGAGTAAAGATGCAACCGCCCCTCAACAAAGAGCAAGGCAATATGACCTTGAGCCTTGAAATAGAAAAGGCCAATTATTTTGCTACAGCAGCCAAAGAAAACTGGATTTCTTTCGTCAGCTTTCTCATGTTCCTGCTGGCATGGGAACTGATCTGCTATTTTGAAATCATCGGCCCATACCAGTTGGTTCCACCTTCTGAAGTCATTGTTGGTTTTTTTGAAAAACTGAGAGACGTCAATCCTGACGGCGCCCTTCTGCAGCACCATGCCGTGGCCAGCCTTGCCTTGGCCCTTACGGGCTTTGTGGCTGCTGTAGTAATAGGTGTGCCCCTTGGACTCTTCATGGGCTGGTATCCCAAGGTCAACCTGATGGTTCGCCCTCTTTTCGATGCCATCCGCCCCATTCCCCCCATTGCCTGGATACCCATCGCCATTCTCTGGCTGGGCATAGGCATGGTTGCCAAGGCCTTCATCATCTTTCTGGCAGCCTTTGTGCCATGTGTAATCAACTCATACACAGGCATCAGGCTGACCAACCCCGTGCTTATCCGCGTGGCGGAAATCTACGGCGCGTCCAATTTTGAAACCTTCCGCAAGATCGGCGTTCCTTCCGCCATCCCGATGGTTTTTACAGGAATGAAGCTTTCTCTGAACGCGGCCTGGACAACCCTGGTGGCCGCCGAACTGCTGGCCGCCTCTGAAGGTCTGGGTTTCATGATCCAGCAGGGCCGCCGCCTGGCCCGTCCTGACGTCATTATTGTAGGCATGCTTGCCATCGGCTTTCTTGGAGCTCTCATGTCCTGGATTCTCACGCAGGTTGAGGCCCGCTTCGCCTCGTCACGGAGGCTGTCATGAGCACTTTTATAAAAAAATATTCCAAATGGCTTGCGCCGATTGGTTCTTTTGCGGCCTTTTTGCTGCTGTGGCAGGTGGCCTCTCTCAATGTAAGCGCGGATTTTCTGCCCTCTCCCCTTATGGTGTGGGATGAGCTTGTGCGCCTTTCACAAACACCTGTCGGCGGCACATCGCTGCTTGGCCATGTGGGTTACAGCCTGCGCCGGGTCATGATCGCATTTATCCTGGCCGTGGCTTTTGGTTTGCCCCTGGGCCTGCTTATGGGCTGGAACCGCGTATGCGACAAAATCGTTTCGCCCATTTTCGAACTGCTGCGTCCCATCCCCCCCATCGCATGGATACCCATTGCCATTCTCTGGCTGGGCGTGGCCGAAGGCTCGAAGATATTTATCTGTTTTGTGGGCGCGTTCGTCATCATGGTGCTCAATTCCTACACGGGCATGCGCTATGTTGATCCGCTGCTCATTGATGCTGCCAGGTCTTTTGGGGCCAACCCCCGCCAGCAGTTTTTCAACGTTGCAGTTCCCGCCTGCCTGCCCTCCATTTTTGCCGGTGTGCAAAACGCGCTCTCCATGGCCTGGATGTGCGTTCTGGCGGCTGAAATGGTCGGAGCGCGCGAAGGTGTTGGCTTTATCATCATCCAGGGGATGGATCTGAACAAATCCTCAATGATTCTCGTAGGGATGATCCTTATCGGCATTGTGGGATCGCTGCTTGCCGCCTTATTGCGCGGGGCCGAGCGGGCGCTCTGTCCCTGGAGGAGTGAAATGGTATGAGTGAAGACAGAGAAGTTAAAATTGCATGTAAAGGTATTTCAAAAACCTTTCACGTGCCCGGACAGAAAAAGCTGCTTCATGTACTGAACTCCGTTTCTCTTGAAGTGTACAAGAACGAGTTTCTGGTAATCCTCGGGCCGGGACAGAGTGGCAAAACAGTACTGCTCAACTGTATTGCCGGACTCATAGAACCAACGCAGGGCTCCATTCTTATCAACAACAAGCCCATTACCGGGCCAGGGCCGGACAGGGGCATGGTATTTCAGCGCTACGCGCTTTTTCCCTGGAAAACCGTGGTGCAAAACGTTGCCTTCGGCCTGACCATACGTGGGGTTCCATTAAAAGAGCGCATGGAAGTGGCACAGCACTACATCGACCTCGTGGGCCTGAATGGCTTTGAAAAATCCTATCCGGCCGAGCTTTCCGGCGGCATGAAGCAACGCGTCGGCATTGCCCGCGCCTATGCCAGTGACCCGGACATCCTGCTTATGGACGAGCCCTTCGGGGCGCTGGATGCGCAGACACGGTATGCCATGGAAAAAGAACTGCGCCTTATATGGGAAAAAGAAAAACGCACGGTCTGTTTTGTGACCAACAATATTGAAGAAGCCATTTATCTGGGGGACCGCGTGGTCATCATGTCCGCCCTGCCTGGCAGAATCAAGACAGAGCACAACATTACCATTCCCGTGCCCAGGGCCTATACGCATCCAGATTTTTTGACACTGCGCAAGCAAATTTCCGAAGACACCGACCTTGTCCTCTAGGAGTTACATATGACCGCGGATAACAAGTCAGCGTACAAAGCTAAACGAGAAGTCAAGGTGTCGGTGAAAAACCTGACAAAGAAATACGGAGACCTGCTGGTCCTCGATAATATCAACTTTGACATCTACAAGGGCGAGCTCCTTTGTATTGTGGGCCCAACGGGCTGCGGCAAAACCACCTTTCTCAACTGTCTGTCGCGATTCATCCCCATAACCGAGGGGACCATCGACGTGGACGGGGTGCCCGCCGACCCGCACATTCATAATATCGCCTTTGTGTTTCAGGAGGTTTCCGCCATTCCCTGGCTCACCGTGGAAGACAATATCCGTTTCGGATTACGCATCAAACGCCTGCCGGAAGACGAGATTGAAAAGCGCGTCGAGCGCATGCTGGATATCGTGGGCCTTACCAAGTACCGCACCTACTATCCCCAGCAGCTTTCCGCCAGTATGGAGCAACGCGTAGTTATCGCACGAAATTTCGCCATCAATCCCGACCTGCTGCTCATGGATGAACCCTACGGACAGCTGGACGTGAAACTGCGCTACTACCTTGAAGACGAACTCATGCGCATCTGGAAGGAACTTGGCAGCACGGTGGCCTTTATTACGCATAATATTGAAGAAGCCGTGTATCTGGCAGAAAGGATACTCATACTTTCTCCAAAGCCTTCAACCATCAAGGAAGAAGTCATTGTTGACCTGCCGCATCCCCGGCAGTTCGATGACCCGAAGTTTGTGGCTTTGCGGGATTACGTCACAGAAAGCATCAAATGGTGGTAGTGCGGTAATGGCGCGCGCCATAGGCGCGCGTAACCCGCCAGGCCTCCAGCGGGTGACAGGAATGCGGTTCATGATGCAGGCGCTCAAACATGATTCTGGCACCCTTGATCACAGCGCTCCTTGCGGGCGACCCTGCCACGGTGTTTGGCACTACCACTACGAAAGTGCCAAACATATAGGGTTTAATTTGAAAACACCTGTGATGATTGGCTGTGCTGACCCATGTCACTCCATTTTTTTCTTTAAGACGTAAAGACGCCTTTCATGAAAAAGCCGCAGAAACTGACCGTGTTAACTTTAAACTGCATACGCAGGTTCATCTGCAGCAGAGACAATGGATAAATCTACGATGAACACAACATGACGCTGGATCTGGCGTCTGCAAAATTTAAACAGGTTATATTTAGGTGTCGCCTTCTCTAACAAGTCGTTACCCACTATGCATCGGGAAATAACTCCCATGCGACAAAATCAGGAGAGTTTTAATGTTGACGCTTAATGATCCTTCCTTGTTTCGTGAACAATGCTATGTGAACGGCCAGTGGATTGATGCAGACGACAAGTCCGTCATCAAGGTAGATAATCCGTCCAAGGGTGAAATCATCGGCTCTGTGCCGAAGTTCGGCGCTGCTGAAACCCGTCGCGCCATTGACGCCGCCGAAGCTGCATGGGCCGGCTGGCGCGCTCTCACGCCAAAAGAACGCGGAGCTTGCCTGATAAAATGGCACGACCTCATCCAGGAAAACAAGCAGGATCTGGCCCGTATTCTTTCGTACGAGCAGGGCAAGCCCGTGGCTGAATCCCTGGGCGAAATCGCTCTGGGTTCGTCCTACATCCCCTGGTACGCCGAAGAATGCCGCCGTACCTATGGCGACGTGATCCCTGCGCCGCGCAAAGGCATACGCCCCATCACCCACCACCAGCCCGTGGGCGTGGTTTTCGCCATTACGCCCTGGAACTTCCCCATGTCCATGATTGCCCGCAAGACCGCCCCGGCGCTGGCCGCCGGTTGCCCCGTTCTTGTCAAGCCCGCTTCGGCCACTCCGTATTCGGCGCTGGC belongs to Desulfovibrio sp. and includes:
- a CDS encoding SDR family NAD(P)-dependent oxidoreductase gives rise to the protein MNMASLFDLTGKTALVTGGSSGIGNAVATALAFAGARVILVARDSAALAQAADRLRAKNLQADHMTADLSQPETARDCTTEALKKYPEIDILVNAAGVNLRQSFTEVTPKAWNQQINLLLAAPFFMTQGLAPHMAKRKWGRIINLASLQSFRAFENSAPYGASKGGIVQLTRATAQAWSASGVTCNAMGPGFFPTNLTNTIFANPELAARRAMQTCAQRNGKLEDLYGCAVFLASNASSYVTGQTIMIDGGFTAC
- a CDS encoding ABC transporter substrate-binding protein, with protein sequence MKKISICSLFCLFLFSLLLLAPSQPFAQKIELRTSAQPCLHGFPMWYAEQSGMLKDAPFTMKFMLFASGAPQTEALAADQWDIGTMGTVPTMMASMRYGYKLIGISNEEAATNDIWVRPDSPLAKAAGAVPNYPDIYGNADLWKGKKILATTVSTGHYALTSTLKAMGLKDSDVNIVHMEQGQAMTAFNAGEGDILQLWAPLSYVAEAKKWVRVSSGAAAKVSIAGGIGVRKDFAEKHPDLTIAWLNIYMGILEDMKANPDKYIKPLLDYFNNYCGLELTEDMVKLEFKYRPLYTVSEQVREMETPSMLPASLRGVAEFMLSQGRIRQKEFDGYVKQNFFIDASFMKKVAQERAAK
- a CDS encoding ABC transporter permease, translated to MQPPLNKEQGNMTLSLEIEKANYFATAAKENWISFVSFLMFLLAWELICYFEIIGPYQLVPPSEVIVGFFEKLRDVNPDGALLQHHAVASLALALTGFVAAVVIGVPLGLFMGWYPKVNLMVRPLFDAIRPIPPIAWIPIAILWLGIGMVAKAFIIFLAAFVPCVINSYTGIRLTNPVLIRVAEIYGASNFETFRKIGVPSAIPMVFTGMKLSLNAAWTTLVAAELLAASEGLGFMIQQGRRLARPDVIIVGMLAIGFLGALMSWILTQVEARFASSRRLS
- a CDS encoding ABC transporter permease, whose translation is MSTFIKKYSKWLAPIGSFAAFLLLWQVASLNVSADFLPSPLMVWDELVRLSQTPVGGTSLLGHVGYSLRRVMIAFILAVAFGLPLGLLMGWNRVCDKIVSPIFELLRPIPPIAWIPIAILWLGVAEGSKIFICFVGAFVIMVLNSYTGMRYVDPLLIDAARSFGANPRQQFFNVAVPACLPSIFAGVQNALSMAWMCVLAAEMVGAREGVGFIIIQGMDLNKSSMILVGMILIGIVGSLLAALLRGAERALCPWRSEMV
- a CDS encoding ABC transporter ATP-binding protein, whose translation is MSEDREVKIACKGISKTFHVPGQKKLLHVLNSVSLEVYKNEFLVILGPGQSGKTVLLNCIAGLIEPTQGSILINNKPITGPGPDRGMVFQRYALFPWKTVVQNVAFGLTIRGVPLKERMEVAQHYIDLVGLNGFEKSYPAELSGGMKQRVGIARAYASDPDILLMDEPFGALDAQTRYAMEKELRLIWEKEKRTVCFVTNNIEEAIYLGDRVVIMSALPGRIKTEHNITIPVPRAYTHPDFLTLRKQISEDTDLVL
- a CDS encoding ABC transporter ATP-binding protein, with product MTADNKSAYKAKREVKVSVKNLTKKYGDLLVLDNINFDIYKGELLCIVGPTGCGKTTFLNCLSRFIPITEGTIDVDGVPADPHIHNIAFVFQEVSAIPWLTVEDNIRFGLRIKRLPEDEIEKRVERMLDIVGLTKYRTYYPQQLSASMEQRVVIARNFAINPDLLLMDEPYGQLDVKLRYYLEDELMRIWKELGSTVAFITHNIEEAVYLAERILILSPKPSTIKEEVIVDLPHPRQFDDPKFVALRDYVTESIKWW